Below is a genomic region from Paraburkholderia sp. BL23I1N1.
TTGGTCCAGTAGTGGAAATGTTCGGTCAGACGATATGTGGTCGCCGTATGCGGGAAGTTCTCATGCGTGCCGAATGCGGCCCGATCGTCCGGGAATACCCGTGCCGCCGGATTGCTGACAACCGCCTTGTTCTCCGGATGCAGCGGGTTGTAACCGAGCGGCGTTTCGAATGGTTCGTAGTGCTCGGGGAATGGACCTTCCACCAGGCCGTCACGCGAGAAGAAACGCGCCACGCCTTCCGGATTCATGATGAACGGATTCATGCCGTTTTCCGGCGGTTCGTCGATCTTGAAGTCGGGAACATCCGGTCCGGTCCACGCCGTGCCATTCCACGCGATCAGCTTGCGCGTGGGGTCGAACGGCTTGCCGCTGACGTCGCACGAAGCACGGTTATACAGAATTCGCCGGTTCGCGGGCCACGCCCACGCCCAGTTCAGTGTATTGCCGATGCCGGTCGGGTCGGAGTTGTCGCGGCGGCCCATCTGGTTGCCCGCCTGAGTCCAGGCGCCGCAGAAGATCCAGCAGCCGCTTGCCGTGCTGCCGTCGTCCCGAAGCTGCGCGAAGCCTGCCAGTTGCTCACCCTTTTTGGCGAGCACCTTGGTTTTGTCGGTCGCATCGGTCACGTCAGCCAGCGCCTTGCCGTTGAACTCCATGGCGATTTCTTCAGGCGTCGGGCTTTCCGGATTCGAATACGGCCAGCTCATCTTGAGAATCGGATCGGGATACTTGCCGCCCTTCTCCTGATAAGCCTTACGCATGCGCAGCCAGAGCCCCGACATGATCTCCAGGTCGTTCTTCGATTCGCCGGGGCCGTCCGCGCCCTGCCAGTGCCACTGCAGCACGCGGCTCGAGCTCACCAGCGAACCGCGCTCTTCCGCGAAACACGTGGTCGGCAATCGGAAAACTTCCGTTTGAATCGAGGCAGGATCGACGTCGTTGAACTCGCCGAAGTTCTTCCAGAACTCGGAGGTTTCAGTGGCGAGCGGATCCATGATGACGAGCCACTTCAGCTTGGCCAGACTCGCGCCGATCTTCGCCTTGTTCGGCGCCGCGGCAAGCGGGTTGAAGCCCTGCGCGATGTAGCCGGTCATCTTGCCTTGATTCATCAGCTCGAAGACCTGCAGCATGTCGTATGACTTATCGAGCTTCGGCAGATAGTCGTAGCCGAAGTTGTTCTCCGCGGTCGCGTTATCGCCCCACCACGACTTCATGAAGCTAACGTGGAACGCGCGATAGTTGCGCCAGTAGCTGAGCTGGTTCGGCCGCAACGGCTGCGTCGCACGCTTCGCGATGAAGGCGTCGTAGTCCTGCTCGGCTTCCATCGGCAGCGTCATGTAACCCGGCAACAGGTTCGACATCAGGCCCAGGTCAGTCAAGCCTTGAATGTTCGAGTGGCCGCGCAACGCATTCATGCCGCCGCCTGCAATGCCGATGTTGCCCAGCAGCAATTGCACCATCGCGCCGGTGCGGATGATCTGCGACCCCACCGAGTGATGCGTCCAGCCGAGCGCGTACAGGATCGTGCCGGCGCGCCCTGGAACGGCCGTCGACGCCAGCATTTCGCACACCTTCAGGAATTTCTCCTTCGGCGTTCCGCAGATTTTCTCGACCTGCTCGGGCGTATAGCGCGCGTAATGCTGCTTCATCAGTTGATAGACGCAGCGCGGGTTCTGCAGCGTCGGATCGATCTTCGCAAAGCCGTCGTCGCCGAGTTCGTAGTCCCACGAACTCTTGTCGTAGCTGTGCTTGTCCGCGTCATAGCCGGAATACAGACCGTCGGTAAACGAGAAGTCCTCACGAACGATAAACGGCATGTCCGTGTAGTTCTTGACGTACTCGTGCTGAATCTTGTCGTTGGTGAGCAAATAGTTGATCACCCCGCCCAGAAACACGATGTCGGAGCCGGTCCGAATCTGCGCGTAGTAATCCGCGACCGATGCCGTGCGCGTAAAGCGCGGATCGACCACGATCAATCTTGCCTTGCGATGCGCCTTTGCTTCCGTGACCCACTTGAATCCACACGGGTGCGCCTCGGCTGCATTGCCGCCCATTACCAGAATCACGTCCGCGTTCTTGATGTCGACCCAATGGTTCGTCATCGCTCCACGGCCAAACGTCGGGGCAAGACCTGCCACCGTCGGGCCGTGTCAAACACGCGCTTGATTATCGAATGCGAGCATGCCAAGACTGCGGACAGTCTTGTGCGTCAAATATCCCACTTCATTGCTACCGGCCGATGCGGCGAGCATGCCGGTGGTCAGCCAGCGGTTGACCTTCTTGCCGTCTTCCGTTGTCTCGACGAAGTTGGCATCGCGGTCCTCCTTCATCAGCCTGGCGATGCGATCGAGCGCGTCGTCCCAGGAAATCCGCTGCCATTCATTCGATCCAGCCGCGCGGTACTCCGGATACTTCAGACGGCTCGGACTATGAATGAAGTCGATCAGGCTCGCGCCCTTCGGGCACAAGGTGCCGCGATTGACCGGATGATCGGGATCGCCTTCGATATGGATGATGCTGGACTTTGCATTCTTGGCGTTGTCGCCAAGTCCGTACATCAGGATGCCGCAGCCCACCGAACAGTACGGGCAGGTATTGCGGGTTTCAGTTGTGCGCGACAGTTTGTACTGACGGACTTCGGCCAGCGCGGGTGCCGGAGAGAAGCCCATGAGGGCCAAACTTGATCCGGCGAGCGTGGTGGCGGAGACCTTCAGAAACTGTCGCCGGGACATATGGGTCATGTAATCGCCTCGGCTCTTTTTGGGGTACTAATAACGATTATAGAAGCCGATATGAAATCCTGCAGCGAGGCTGCACACTTCATCCATGCCGTTAAATATGAAACACGGCAGCCGGTTTCAATGGAACCGCGCACGATTCCTTTTGCATCATTCGTCGATGGATACGCCGCGCGCAAACAACCTGCATAATGCGATCATTCGAAGCCTGACATCAGCGCCACACATGACCGACACTCTCCCCACGGCAAGCCCTTCGCCCCGCCTGACCAGCCTCTCGCACGGCGGAGGCTGCGGCTGCAAGATCGCCCCCGGCCTGCTCGCCGACCTGCTCAAGCGCAGCGCGCCGCTGCCGTTTTTTCCCGACCTGCTGGTCGGCAACGATACGGCCGACGATGCCGCCGTCTACCGTCTCAACGACGAGCAGGCGATCGTCGCCACCACCGACTTCTTCATGCCGATCGTCGACGACCCGTTCGACTTCGGCCGCATCGCCGCCACCAACGCGCTGTCCGACGTCTACGCCATGGGCGGCAAGCCGATCATGGCGCTGGCGATCGTCGGCATGCCGATCAATGTGCTGCCGCACGACGTGATCGCGGCGGTGCTGAAGGGCGGGGAGTCCGTCTGCACCGAAGCCGGCATCCCCCTCGCCGGCGGCCATTCAATCGATTCAGTCGAACCGATTTACGGCCTGGTCGCGATCGGCGTGGTCGATCCACGGCGTGTCAAACGCAATGCCGGTGCGCGGGCAGGTGACGTGCTAATCCTCGGCAAGCCGCTGGGCGTGGGCGTGCTATCGGCGGCGTTGAAAAAGGACCGGCTCGATTCAAACGGCTATGCCGCGATGATCGCGGCCACGACCAAGCTCAACCGGCCGGGCGCGGCGCTGTCCACGCTCGACGGCGTGCATGCTCTCACGGACATCACCGGTTTTGGCTTGTTGGGCCATACGCTGGAATTGGCTCGCGGTTCGAATCTGACGGCCCGCGTGCGCTACGCGGAATTGCCTTGGCTGCCCGACGTGGTCAGCTTCGCGGAAGCCGGCATTTTTACCGGTGCTTCGGGACGCAACTGGGACGCTTACGGTAAAGACGTCGTGTTATCCGGCTCATTGCCGTCCACAGCCCGCACCCTGCTCACCGATCCGCAAACCTCGGGCGGTTTGCTGGTATCGTGCGCGCCGGAAGCGGTCGACGAGGTGCTCGCGCTGTTCCGCGCCGACGGTTTCAACGAAGCGTGCGTGATCGGCGAAATGCTCAGCGGAGACCGGCGAGTCGAGGTGATCTGAGCTGCAAGCGGGTTGGATGGGCGATGCAAGACGTACGTCCTGGAGGCAGGGCTGAACGGCTCGCCGGCCGGGATTGACGGCGCATGCGATAATTTCGCTTCTCCCGCCGGTCCGTTTCGTCTGTAACCCCTTGAAAAACCTACTCGTCAGCCTCGATCAAGCCGGTGATTTCGATGAAAT
It encodes:
- the fdnG gene encoding formate dehydrogenase-N subunit alpha, with the translated sequence MTHMSRRQFLKVSATTLAGSSLALMGFSPAPALAEVRQYKLSRTTETRNTCPYCSVGCGILMYGLGDNAKNAKSSIIHIEGDPDHPVNRGTLCPKGASLIDFIHSPSRLKYPEYRAAGSNEWQRISWDDALDRIARLMKEDRDANFVETTEDGKKVNRWLTTGMLAASAGSNEVGYLTHKTVRSLGMLAFDNQARVUHGPTVAGLAPTFGRGAMTNHWVDIKNADVILVMGGNAAEAHPCGFKWVTEAKAHRKARLIVVDPRFTRTASVADYYAQIRTGSDIVFLGGVINYLLTNDKIQHEYVKNYTDMPFIVREDFSFTDGLYSGYDADKHSYDKSSWDYELGDDGFAKIDPTLQNPRCVYQLMKQHYARYTPEQVEKICGTPKEKFLKVCEMLASTAVPGRAGTILYALGWTHHSVGSQIIRTGAMVQLLLGNIGIAGGGMNALRGHSNIQGLTDLGLMSNLLPGYMTLPMEAEQDYDAFIAKRATQPLRPNQLSYWRNYRAFHVSFMKSWWGDNATAENNFGYDYLPKLDKSYDMLQVFELMNQGKMTGYIAQGFNPLAAAPNKAKIGASLAKLKWLVIMDPLATETSEFWKNFGEFNDVDPASIQTEVFRLPTTCFAEERGSLVSSSRVLQWHWQGADGPGESKNDLEIMSGLWLRMRKAYQEKGGKYPDPILKMSWPYSNPESPTPEEIAMEFNGKALADVTDATDKTKVLAKKGEQLAGFAQLRDDGSTASGCWIFCGAWTQAGNQMGRRDNSDPTGIGNTLNWAWAWPANRRILYNRASCDVSGKPFDPTRKLIAWNGTAWTGPDVPDFKIDEPPENGMNPFIMNPEGVARFFSRDGLVEGPFPEHYEPFETPLGYNPLHPENKAVVSNPAARVFPDDRAAFGTHENFPHTATTYRLTEHFHYWTKHARLNAIVQPQQFVEIGEDLAKEVGVVAGDRVKVSSNRGHIIAVALVTKRIKPLMIEGKKVQTVGLPLHWGFKGLAKPGYLVNTLTPSVGDGNSQTPEFKSFLVKVEKA
- the selD gene encoding selenide, water dikinase SelD; translation: MTDTLPTASPSPRLTSLSHGGGCGCKIAPGLLADLLKRSAPLPFFPDLLVGNDTADDAAVYRLNDEQAIVATTDFFMPIVDDPFDFGRIAATNALSDVYAMGGKPIMALAIVGMPINVLPHDVIAAVLKGGESVCTEAGIPLAGGHSIDSVEPIYGLVAIGVVDPRRVKRNAGARAGDVLILGKPLGVGVLSAALKKDRLDSNGYAAMIAATTKLNRPGAALSTLDGVHALTDITGFGLLGHTLELARGSNLTARVRYAELPWLPDVVSFAEAGIFTGASGRNWDAYGKDVVLSGSLPSTARTLLTDPQTSGGLLVSCAPEAVDEVLALFRADGFNEACVIGEMLSGDRRVEVI